CCCGGCCCAGTCCAGCTCCGCACCGGCCGCGTACAGCCGCGCCACGGTACCCAGCAGCACCTCCCAGTCGCCCTGCTTGGGCCGGAGGCTGGGCAGCAGCAGGGTGTCCCCGGTTGGCAGGCTCTCCCCGAGCAGGCCGAGCAGGGTCGGGTTCGGGCCGACCTCGAGGAAGGTGCGGTACCCCATGTGGTGCAGCGTTTCCGCCCCGGCCGCGAACAGCACCGGCTCCCTGGCGTGCCGGCACCAGTAGTCGGCATCCGGTGCCTCGTCCCACGGCAGCAGCTCGCCGGTGAGCCCGGAGACCACCGGGATCCGCGGCGGGTGGAACTCGATCCGCCGCAGGGCAGCGCGCAGCGGCTCGATGATGGGCTCGATCAGCGGCGAGTGGAAAGGGGTGGGAATCCGCAGCTGCCTGGTCTCCACCCCGCGCTCGGCGAACACCGCGCAGACCGCGTGCACGGCCTCCTGCGCACCGGAGACCACCGTGTTCTCCGGCCCGTTCACCGCGGCCACCGAGACGGCCCGCGGATCGTGCTCGACCAGCACCTTCTCCACATCGGTCGCGGGCGCGGAGATGGTGGCCATCACCCCGGCCTCGGCGAGGGTGGACATCAGCCTGCCGCGCTCCGCGGTCAGCCGCAGCCCGTCCTCCAGCGACATCGCCCCGGCGAAACAGGCCGCGGCGTACTCGCCGAGGCTGTGCCCGAGCACCGCGGCGGGCTGCACTCCCCAGGACTGCCACAGCTGCGCCGTGGCGTACTCCACGGCGAACAGGGCCGTCTGGGCGTACCGCTGGTCGGCCAGTTCCGCCTGCGGGTCATCGGAGTAGAGCGCGGACAGCAGCGGCTCGTCCAGCACCGGGTCGAGGATCTCCGCGCAGCGGTCCATGGTGCGCCGGAAGGCAGGCTGGGTCTCGTACAGCTCCCGCGCCATGCCGACGCGCTGCGGCCCCTGCCCGGTGAACAGGAACACCACCTCGGTGTCCGCGGCCGTGCCGGTGACCACCCCCGGCCCTGGGTCGCCGCGGACGAAGCCACGCAGCTGGTCCGCGATCTCGGCACCGGTGCGGCCGAGGACGGCCAGCCGGTGCCGGAAGTGCGCGCGCCCGGTGTTGGCCGAGAAGCACAGGTCCGCCGCGGACTCCGCTGCCTGCGAGCCGAGCCGGTCCTGGTAGCGGCGGGCGAGCTTGGCCAGTGCCTTCTCGCTCTTCGCCGACAGCGCCAGCACCGAGGCGGGCCTGCGCTCGTCCGGCTCGGCCGGGGGTGCGGTGGGCGGCTGCTCCACCAGCATGTGCACGTTCGTGCCGCTGAATCCGAAGCTGCTGACCCCGGCCATCCGCGGCTGCTGCCCGGTGTCCCATTCGGACAGTTCGGTCGGCACGGCGAAGGAGGTGCCCGCCAGGCTGATATGCGGGTTGAGCTCGGTGAAGTGCAGGTTCGGCGGCACCGCGCCCCGGCTCACGCACAACGCGGCCTTGATCAGGCCGGCGGCACCGGCCGCGGCCTCGAGGTGCCCGATGTTGGTCTTCGCGGAGCCGAGCAGCACCGGCTGGCCCTCGGCCCGGCCGTATACCTCGCCAAGCGCCTCGACCTCGATGGGGTCGCCGAGTTTGGTACCGGTGCCGTGGGTCTCGATGTAGGAGACCTGCTCCGGCCGCACCCCGCTCGCCCGCAGCGCGCGGCGCAGCACGTCCCGCTGCGCGGCACCGTTCGGCGCGGTCACCCCGGAGCTGCGGCCGTCCTGGTTCACCGCGGAGCCGCGCAGCACGGCCAGCACCTGGTCGCCGTCGCGCTCCGCGTCGGACAGCCGCTTGAGCACCAGCACCCCGCAGCCCTCGCTGCGCACGAAACCGTTGGCCGAGGCGTCGAAGGTCTTGCACCGGCCGTCCGCGGCCAGCATGTCCGGGAACTGCGAGAAGGAGATCCCGACCTGGGGCGAGAGGATGGCGTTGACCCCGCCGCCGAGCGCCAGGTCGATCTCGCCCGCGCGCAGGCTCTGGCAGGCCTGGTGCACCGCCACCAGCGAGGAGGAGCAGGCGGTGTCCACCGCCACGCTCGCCCCGCGCAGGTCCAGCAGGTAGGAGATGCGGCCGGCGAGCACACTGTGCGCCGTGCCGGTGCTGGTGTACCCGGTGATGTCCACCGGCTCGGCGAAGGTCTGCGCGGCGTAGTCGTTACTGCACACCCCCAGGTACACGCCGGTCTGGCTGCCCGCAAGCCCGGTCGGGTCCTGGCCCGCGTTCTCCAGCGCCTCCCAGACGACCTCCAGCGCGAGCCGCTGCTGCGGGTCCATCGCCACGGCCTCGCGCAGCGAGATCCCGAAGAACTCGTGGTCGAAGCGGTCGATGTGGTCGAGGAACCCGCCCCACCGGCTGCTGGTCTTACCCGGCCTGCGGGGCTGCTCGTCGTAGAAGGCGTCGGCGTCCCAGCGATCGGCAGGCACCTCGGTGATGGCGTCCACCCCGGTGCTGAGCAGCTTCCAGTACGAGTCCGGGTCGGTCACCCCGCCGGGGAACCGGCAGCCGACCCCGACGATGGCGATCGGCTCGGACTGCGCGCGCTCGTACTCGGCAAGCTGCCGCTGCATCCGCTCCATCGCCAGCAGGGCACGTTTCAGGGTCTGCTGCGAGTTCTGCTTCTCGTCCAAGGTGCTCATCGTCCTTCGTCGATCTGCTTCGTCTTGGCAAGGAGGAGCGCTTCGAGCTCGCTTTCGGACAGTCCGTCCAGGTCGAGCTCGGTGTCCTCGGCCCCCTTGGCAGCCTCCGCCGCGGCCTGCGGCTCGGGTTCGGCCGCCGCGGGCGGCGCGGCGGTCAGCTCGATCTCCATCGCCTCGGCGAGGTAGGGCACGAGGGCGTCGATGGTGGGGAATCGCCAGGTGAGGGTGGCGGGCAGGGTGAGCTGGAAGGCCGACTCCATCCGCTTGCGCAGCTCCAGCGACAGCAGCGAATCGAAGCCCATACTGGCCAGCGGGGCGGTCGGGTCGATCTTCGCCTCGTCCTGCTTGAGTACCTTGGCCGCGGCCCGCACGCACTGCTCGACGAACAGCGCGCGGCGGCGCCTGCCGGGTTCCACCGCGAGCACCCGCCGCCGGAACTCCCCCTCCGGTCCGCCGGTGCCGTTCTCCGGCGTGGCCGCCGGCCCGGCGAGATGGGCCAGCAGGGCGGGCAGCATGCCACTGCCCGCACCGGCCCGCAGCGCGGCGATGTCCAGCGGGAGCACGCACGCCTGGGTGGCGGGCGTGCGCAGCAGCCGGTCCAGCGCCTCGATGCCGTCCGCGGGCGCGAGGCTGAGCACGCCCCGGGTGGACAGCGCGCCCCCGCGGTCCGGTTCGGCCGCCAGCCCGATCTCAGCCCAGGGGCCCCAGTTCACGCTCAGCGCAGGCAGCCCCCGCGCCCTGCGGTGCTGCGCCAGCGCGTCCAGGAAGGCGTTGGCCGCGGCGTAGTTGCCCTGGCTGGCCGAGCCGAGCAGCGCGGCGGCCGAGGAGTACAGCACGAAGAAGTCCAGCCGCCGGTCCAGGGTGGCGCGGTGCAGGTGCCAGGCCGCCGCGGCCTTGGGCTCGGCGACCGTGCGGAACCGCTGTCGGTCCAGTTGCAGCAGCAGGCCGTCGTCCAGCACCCCGGCCGCGTGCACCACCCCGGCCAGCGGTGGCAGCGCCGTTTCCGGGTCGTCCAGCTCGGCGAACACCTCGGCGACCTCGGCGTAGCGGGAGACGTCGGCGGAGCGGACCAGGACCTGGACCCCGCAGGCCCGCAGCTGTCCGATCTCCGCGGCGGCCGCGGTGGATGGCTCGCTGCGGCCGAGCAGCACCAGGTGCCGCGCCCCCTGCTCGGCCAGGTAGCGCGCGGTGCGCAGGCCGAGCGCGCCGAGCCCGCCGGTGATCAGGTAGGTGGCCGCGGCGCGGACCGGTGCGGCGTCGCGCCGGGTGGCCACCTCCGGGGTGGTGTCCGGCACCAGCACCAGCTTGCCGGTGTGCTGGGCCTTGGCCATCCGGGAGAACGCGGCCGCGGCCTCGGTGTAGGGGTAGCCATGCACCGGGAGCGCATCGAACTCCCCTGCGGCGAAGCCCCGGCAGACCTCCCGGAACAGTTCGGCGACCAGCTCGTGCTCCTCCCGGATCGAACGTTCCAGGTCGACGGCGAAGAACGAGCGGTTGTGCTTGAGGTGGCCGAGGCCGATCCGGTTGTCGTCGTAGATGTCCCGCTTGCCGATCTCCACGAACCGGCCGCCGGGCGCCAGCAGGGCCAGGCTGCGCACCAGCGCCTCACCCGCGGTGGAGTTGAGCACCACGTCCACCCCGCGGCCGCCGGTCAGTTCGGTGATCTCCTCGGCGAACCGCAGCGAGCGGGAGTCCATCACGTGCCGGATTCCCATCGAGCGCAGCAGTTCCCGCTTGGCCTCGGTGCCGGCGGTCGCGAACACCTCGGCACCGCGCCTCCTGGCCACCATCAGCGCGGCCAGCCCGACGCCACCGGTGGCGGAGTGGATCAGCACCTTCTCCCCCGCGCGCAGCCGGGCCAGGTACTCCAGGCCGTACACCGCGGTGAGGAAGGCGATCGGCACGGCGGCGGCCTGCTCGTCGGTCAGCCCCTCCGGCCGGGGCGCGGCCAGCTGGGCAGGCACGGTGACGTAGGCGGACATGCCCGCGGGCGCGGTCACCATCACCGGGTCGCCGACCCGGTGGCCATGCACCCCCTCGCCGAGGGCGCTGATCCGGCCAGCGCATTCGGCACCGAGCGGGCCGATGCCGGGGGGCACGCCGGGGCAGACGTCCAGCGCCTTCAGCACATCACTGAAGTTCAGCCCGGCGGCGGCCACCTCCACTTGCACCTCGCCCGGTCCCGGTGGCACCCGGTCGCACAGCGTGGGAGTGAGACTGTCCAGGATCCCCGGGCGTAGCGCCAGCAGCTGATAGTTGCCGTCCCTGCCGGGGTCCAGTGGCCGGGTCTCGATGGCGGGTGTCTCGCCCTCGGGGGCCGTCCACGGCTCGAGGCGGGGAAGGTACCGGTCGCCGCCGCGCAGCGCGACCTGCTCCACCGGTTCGGGCCGCAGCAGTTCGGCGGCCAGCAGGGCTGCCTCGTCCGCGCCCGCGGCCGGGTCGAGGTCCACGGCGGTGGGCCGCAGTTCGCCGTGCTCCAGCGTGATCACCCTGGCCAGGCCGGACAGCGGTGCCTGGGCCATGGCGGGCTCCGGATCGTCCTCCCCGGTGCGCTGGGCGCCGCGGGTGAGCAGCACGAGCCGGGGCGGCTGCTCCCAGGTCCGGCCCGCGATCGCCTGCACGAGGTGCAGCGCGGAGACGGTCTCCCGCTCCCCGCCGGGGTATCCGGTGTCCCCGGTGCCTTCGGGGTCCTCGGCCGTGAGGCCCAGGGCGTGCACCACCCCGGCGCAGGGCGCCGCGCCGTCCGCGGCGAGGTCGGCCAGCAGCGCGGTGAAGTCCTCGGCACGGTACGGGTCCAGCAGGTAGTGGGTGTCGTCGAGGCGCTGGTAACGCTCACCGGGGGTGACCGTCACGCAGGTTCCGGACCGCCGCTCCAGCTCGGCCCGCAGCCGCTCGCCGAGGCCGCCGGGCGTGTCATCGGCGAGCAGCAGCCACCGGCCGGGCTCCGTGGCCTCGACATCCACTGTGGACTCCGGAGCCTGCTGCCAGCTCAGCTCCCACATGGCCTCGGCCACCGGATCACGGCCCTGGGCGCGGTCCAGCCTGCGCAGGGTGATCCCGGTGACCTGGCCCAGCGGCTGCCCGGACTCGTCGAACAGGGTCACCGCACAGCCGGGGATCTCCTCGGCCGCCGCGCCCGCGGCACCCACGGTGGCGTGTGCCCAGCCTGGCGCGCCCTCGCCGGTGAGGGTGAACCGGCCCGCCCGGACCGGGAGGTAGGTTCCGGACAGTTCGCCTTCGCCGGTGCCCAGCGCGGCGACCAGCGCCTGCAGGCAGCTGTCCAGCAGGGCGGGATGCACCAGGTAGGGGTCGGTGTCCGGGGTGAGCGCGCTCAGGTGCCGCAACTGGGCCACGGCCTCGCCCTCGCCGCCCCAGAGGCTCTGCATCCCCTGGAACGCGGGGCCGTATTCCAGCCCGGCCTGCCGCAACCCGGTGTACAGCGTGGCGGTTTCCACCGGGCGCTGGCAGCGATCCCTGGCGGCGGTCAGCGTGTCCGGCTCCGGCTCCGGCCCGGCGGCGCGGCGGAACCGGCCGCGTGCGGCCTCGGCCCACTCCTGGTCCTCCTGCTCGGTGCCGGTGCGGCTGAACAACCGGAAGGAGCCTGCCTCCGCCGTCTCCGGATCCAGCACCAGCTGCACGGTGGCCTGCTCGGCGGAGCCGGGAACCACGGTCATCCTGGTGAACTCGACGTCCTCGAGCACGGCCAGGTCCGCGCCGAGCGCCTGGCGCGCCGCGGCCAGTGCGGCGTCCAGCACGAAACTGGCAGGCAGCACCACGGACCCGCCGACCCGGTGGTCGTCGAGATAGGGCTGACCGGTCAGGTCGATCCGGGCGGTGAAGTACACGGGGTGCGGTTCGGCGGCGGAGCGCACCCGGGTCTCCAGCGCCGGATGGCCATCGTGCGGCTCCCGCGGGCCGCGGCCGGACTCCAGCCAGCACCGCTCCCGCTGCCACGGGTAGCCGGGCAGCGGGGTCATCGGGCCGGTCCGGCCCAGCACCTTCGCCCAGTCCAGCGGGAACCCGGCGGTGTAGAGCCTGCCGAGCTCGCCCAGCAGCGCGGCACGGCCCGGTTCGTCGCGCCGCAGTGAGGACACCGCCACCCCGTCGAGGTGGTGCAGGGAAAGCCGCTCCGCGATGGAGTCGCCGAGCATCGGGTGCGGGGACAGCTCCACGAACACCTCGTGCCCGCTCTCGGCGAGCGCGGTGACGGCCCGGTCGAACAGCACCGGCGAGCTCAGGTTCTCCGCCCAGTACTCGGCATCCAGCCGCTCACCCTCGATCTCCTCGCCGGTGACCGTGGAGAGCATCGGCACTGCCGTGGCCCGGGGCCGGATCCCGGTCAGCAGCGGCCACAACTCGCCCGCGACCGGCTCCATCAGCGGGCTGTGCGAGGCGAACCCGACCGACTCCAGCACCCGGCAGTAGATGCCATCGGCCTCCAGCGCGGCGGCGAGGGACTCCACATCGGCCGCCTCGCCGGACAGCACCGTCGAGTGTGGACTGTTACTGGCCGCGACCCATACCGCGCCGGGTTTGCGCTCGGCGAGGATCTCCCGTGCCCGGTCCACCCCGACACCTGCCATGGCCATCCGGCCCTTGCCCGCGGCCGACTCCAGCACCCGGCCCCGGTGCAGGGCCACCAGCAGGGCGTTCTCCAGGCTCAGCGCCCCGGCGACGTACGCGGCCGCGATCTCGCCGACGCTGTGCCCGAGCACGCTGGACGGCTGCACGCCCCAGGAGCGCCACAGCGCGGCCAGCGCCACCTGGACCGCACACAACGCGGGCTGCCAGACGGCGGTCTCCGCCAGCCCTGCGTCCTCGCCCGCGGGTGCGGTGAGCCGGTCCAGCAGGGACCAGTCGGTGTGCTTGCGCAGCAGGGCGTCGCAGCGTTGCAGGGTGTCCCGGAAGACCGGTTCGGTCTCCAGCAGGTCGGCGGCCAGCGGCCACCAGCGGGGGCCCTGCCCGGAGAACACGAAGGCCACCTTCGGCCGCCTGCCGATCCGCCGGCCGCCCGCGGACAGCCCAGGGGCCTCCTCCCCGGCGCGGTAGGCGGCCAGCGCGTGCAGGAAGGCATCCGGGGAGTCGCCGACGCAGGCCAGCCGGAACTCGTGGTGGC
The sequence above is drawn from the Amycolatopsis aidingensis genome and encodes:
- a CDS encoding type I polyketide synthase, producing MFGARPDERTFRFLVDGEGEPLSLTNAELDRRAQAVATTLRQRFPAGERALIVCPPGLDYIVSFFACLYSGIIAVPVYPPDPSLLQRTLPRLLGVIEDAEPVVVLAPAETTALADRFAEYAPALRDIAWQAVDTVDPAAAQEWRRPDITAADLAFLQYTSGSTSRPKGVMVGHGNLIHNLRQLNTQFFDASADSHMVTWLPPYHDMGLIAGLLAPVFGGYPVTFMSPFSFLKRPYRWLKAVSDHGGTLGGGPNFAFDLCAAKVSEQELETLDLSTWRVALNGAEPVRMETIDKFSRTFAPTGFRRETFMPAYGLAEGTLAVSGGDIPEQPVFRRLDPEALAADRAVDAGPEADSVRTVVGCGWSLSDQRIVIADPRTRQRLPEGRVGEIWVAGDSIAHGYWRRAEITAETFDAHLEDTGEGPFLRTGDLGFLDGTELYVTGRIKDVIIVAGQNHYPQDIERTVEAADTTALRAGCGVAGIREIDGVERLIVIQEVAVHPGRFDAGQVIAAIQARVAEEHGLPVHGVALVRRGTVPKTSSGKLQRNACLNAFVAGELKIVAGTGLPEEQAAEPEPEPAARPDAVGRDRVETLLRAELAKLVGTPAAELDPTRAFASYGLRSVDLVALVGELERLLDRRLESTVVWEYPTVEQLADFLGAETPGATGAIGATTAEQSPEQARTEVTEPAAEREPAADGPEPVAIVGIGCRFPGGVHGPDAFWQLLREGRDAVTEVPAQRWDVADYTSEDPAAPGRTNSKWGGFLDRVDEFDLHFFGISPQEAARMDPQQRLLAEVCWEALEDAGLPAERLAGSATGVFVGISSFDYANMQLRDLRAIDAYTGTGSALSVAANRLSYLFDLRGPSMAVDTACSSSLVAVLQACASLSSGECGTAIAAGVNLVLSPAFAINFSKAGAMSPDGRCKPFDSRANGYVRSEGAGVVVLKPLSKALADRDPVYGVIRGGAVTQDGRSNGIMAPNPQAQEAVLRTAYARAGVRPEQVHYVEAHGTGTMLGDPIEAKALAAVLGTGRSAQRPLLLGSVKSNLGHMEAAAGIGGLIKAALMVRHRTIPASLHYRQPNPHIPFDELGLRVADTLQPWPETDGPALAGISSFGFGGTNAHLVLEQPPEPPPPDAQAPTGAWPLALSARTEDALRELVTRYQDLLAEPGREPDVAALSFASTVRRSHHEFRLACVGDSPDAFLHALAAYRAGEEAPGLSAGGRRIGRRPKVAFVFSGQGPRWWPLAADLLETEPVFRDTLQRCDALLRKHTDWSLLDRLTAPAGEDAGLAETAVWQPALCAVQVALAALWRSWGVQPSSVLGHSVGEIAAAYVAGALSLENALLVALHRGRVLESAAGKGRMAMAGVGVDRAREILAERKPGAVWVAASNSPHSTVLSGEAADVESLAAALEADGIYCRVLESVGFASHSPLMEPVAGELWPLLTGIRPRATAVPMLSTVTGEEIEGERLDAEYWAENLSSPVLFDRAVTALAESGHEVFVELSPHPMLGDSIAERLSLHHLDGVAVSSLRRDEPGRAALLGELGRLYTAGFPLDWAKVLGRTGPMTPLPGYPWQRERCWLESGRGPREPHDGHPALETRVRSAAEPHPVYFTARIDLTGQPYLDDHRVGGSVVLPASFVLDAALAAARQALGADLAVLEDVEFTRMTVVPGSAEQATVQLVLDPETAEAGSFRLFSRTGTEQEDQEWAEAARGRFRRAAGPEPEPDTLTAARDRCQRPVETATLYTGLRQAGLEYGPAFQGMQSLWGGEGEAVAQLRHLSALTPDTDPYLVHPALLDSCLQALVAALGTGEGELSGTYLPVRAGRFTLTGEGAPGWAHATVGAAGAAAEEIPGCAVTLFDESGQPLGQVTGITLRRLDRAQGRDPVAEAMWELSWQQAPESTVDVEATEPGRWLLLADDTPGGLGERLRAELERRSGTCVTVTPGERYQRLDDTHYLLDPYRAEDFTALLADLAADGAAPCAGVVHALGLTAEDPEGTGDTGYPGGERETVSALHLVQAIAGRTWEQPPRLVLLTRGAQRTGEDDPEPAMAQAPLSGLARVITLEHGELRPTAVDLDPAAGADEAALLAAELLRPEPVEQVALRGGDRYLPRLEPWTAPEGETPAIETRPLDPGRDGNYQLLALRPGILDSLTPTLCDRVPPGPGEVQVEVAAAGLNFSDVLKALDVCPGVPPGIGPLGAECAGRISALGEGVHGHRVGDPVMVTAPAGMSAYVTVPAQLAAPRPEGLTDEQAAAVPIAFLTAVYGLEYLARLRAGEKVLIHSATGGVGLAALMVARRRGAEVFATAGTEAKRELLRSMGIRHVMDSRSLRFAEEITELTGGRGVDVVLNSTAGEALVRSLALLAPGGRFVEIGKRDIYDDNRIGLGHLKHNRSFFAVDLERSIREEHELVAELFREVCRGFAAGEFDALPVHGYPYTEAAAAFSRMAKAQHTGKLVLVPDTTPEVATRRDAAPVRAAATYLITGGLGALGLRTARYLAEQGARHLVLLGRSEPSTAAAAEIGQLRACGVQVLVRSADVSRYAEVAEVFAELDDPETALPPLAGVVHAAGVLDDGLLLQLDRQRFRTVAEPKAAAAWHLHRATLDRRLDFFVLYSSAAALLGSASQGNYAAANAFLDALAQHRRARGLPALSVNWGPWAEIGLAAEPDRGGALSTRGVLSLAPADGIEALDRLLRTPATQACVLPLDIAALRAGAGSGMLPALLAHLAGPAATPENGTGGPEGEFRRRVLAVEPGRRRRALFVEQCVRAAAKVLKQDEAKIDPTAPLASMGFDSLLSLELRKRMESAFQLTLPATLTWRFPTIDALVPYLAEAMEIELTAAPPAAAEPEPQAAAEAAKGAEDTELDLDGLSESELEALLLAKTKQIDEGR
- a CDS encoding type I polyketide synthase, producing MSTLDEKQNSQQTLKRALLAMERMQRQLAEYERAQSEPIAIVGVGCRFPGGVTDPDSYWKLLSTGVDAITEVPADRWDADAFYDEQPRRPGKTSSRWGGFLDHIDRFDHEFFGISLREAVAMDPQQRLALEVVWEALENAGQDPTGLAGSQTGVYLGVCSNDYAAQTFAEPVDITGYTSTGTAHSVLAGRISYLLDLRGASVAVDTACSSSLVAVHQACQSLRAGEIDLALGGGVNAILSPQVGISFSQFPDMLAADGRCKTFDASANGFVRSEGCGVLVLKRLSDAERDGDQVLAVLRGSAVNQDGRSSGVTAPNGAAQRDVLRRALRASGVRPEQVSYIETHGTGTKLGDPIEVEALGEVYGRAEGQPVLLGSAKTNIGHLEAAAGAAGLIKAALCVSRGAVPPNLHFTELNPHISLAGTSFAVPTELSEWDTGQQPRMAGVSSFGFSGTNVHMLVEQPPTAPPAEPDERRPASVLALSAKSEKALAKLARRYQDRLGSQAAESAADLCFSANTGRAHFRHRLAVLGRTGAEIADQLRGFVRGDPGPGVVTGTAADTEVVFLFTGQGPQRVGMARELYETQPAFRRTMDRCAEILDPVLDEPLLSALYSDDPQAELADQRYAQTALFAVEYATAQLWQSWGVQPAAVLGHSLGEYAAACFAGAMSLEDGLRLTAERGRLMSTLAEAGVMATISAPATDVEKVLVEHDPRAVSVAAVNGPENTVVSGAQEAVHAVCAVFAERGVETRQLRIPTPFHSPLIEPIIEPLRAALRRIEFHPPRIPVVSGLTGELLPWDEAPDADYWCRHAREPVLFAAGAETLHHMGYRTFLEVGPNPTLLGLLGESLPTGDTLLLPSLRPKQGDWEVLLGTVARLYAAGAELDWAGFDREYTRNRVTVPLYPFDATRCWHEPSRQDGRFDWNGLSLLSGGRPARTAPAGQAPAEPAAAPAAEQAKGWAEEIPTAEDLLALPAAERLPALVSGLLVGVRAVLGGNAGAAGEHEALSGFGLDSLMAVELRNEIQNRTGVSLRMVSFLKGATVTDVATEVLDRLAVGEDEPEGGPAAIPKVERAEDAALELLRQINAMPDEQVTT